In Sander vitreus isolate 19-12246 chromosome 4, sanVit1, whole genome shotgun sequence, the genomic stretch ACAGTATGACTATTTGTTAACTAAGATATatgattatatattatttaaactgTATACTGTTATCAAACGTTGATTAACTGTTTATACACCAGTACGTCAGTTATGAATGCTTCATAGGAGAAGTCATAGTAAGaaaaacattaacacacattataGTATAATGTGTTGGAACTCATTTATAAGTTCACAAGTATATGACTGATAAGGCAATGCAGTGACTATGATTTAAAGAAgagttattcatgttttttaatgtgttgGATGTCGGAGCTTTGGCCCTGACTTACATGAGCAACACGCTCATGGAatattgacacacacatacacacacacacacacacacacacacacacacacaggcaagaCACTACACAGTAGGCAAGGATATCTTCGCACCACATACTTGAACAGTTTAAATTCAATGGGATATAGCTTTTCACACTGTTTAACAAGCTATGAAAAGGTGTGTTAGTCTGAGAAAAAAGTGAGTCAAATGATCTAAAGCAGCATGAATGTTGAGTAAACAGAAGCCGTAAAACCATATCAGCTGACAGCACCATTTTGGTgcagctgaaacgattagagTAATAATTAATTAGTTGATGGACAGGCAATTAATCTGAATGTTGACAaacacttaaagggtaactttaaCCTGGAGCCTATtatcctatgtttttgtgtctgactgatgggaacaacaatcttcgaaattggtccagtattaagcaaggcCGCTGCAGTCGGTatcagcgaaacaagctacaatgtaagttattggGCAATTGCTCACCTTGAATTTACGTCCAcaaaaagtgtttattttactCCTTCAAAGCTTATATTATTGTTCTAATTGTCTGACAACATtgtggaaaggatccctacaaaATCTTTTTTGTTAACATGAAACATCCCCGAACTCGctatcgctaaacccaccagactccattcaaaTAAACGTCCTTTCACCAGAAACGTTGTGTTCGATCCCCTGTGTGTGTATCCCTCCTCCTggccttgagcaagacactggcTGAATCTCGTTTCaggagtgtgtgaatgtgtaaacTCTCGGCCCATGCATTCTACCCTGTGTGACGTTTGACTGTTTGCCAGTCATGTAGAGGGACAGACTGAACAAAGTGAACACAAAACTGGAATAGTAGCCACTTCATCTTCTGTTGCCATGAACCACACTCATGGTTTGATTGAGCAGTTAAGCCACAATTTGGCTAAAATATATCCGTTCATCCATATTCCCCATTAGGCACAGTATTCCTTCACTTTACAGGCATTTATacctttaaataacaaataattgGGAGGCGTTGCCTGGAGACTGCACTGATAAATGAGATTATACCAGCTCCGGTACTGCTCTGTAGTGGACCCTGACCTCTGAACTCACACATGACTGCTATTTGACTAACCATACAGCATCACAAACACGGATGGAGAGAAGTCTCCAaggttttaaaatattttaaaaaaaagtaacctTATCTGGTGCACGTCTGCAGCTAAATTCATCAAAAGATCGAGTATACTCATccttgacaaacacacacacatacacacacatacacacacacacctcagctgTAGTTGTAGGTAAAGTTATATGAGCTAGGCTCCTTCGGCACGGGGGGCGGGGCTTCTGGGATGGTGATGTTCTCAAGGTCGAGGAGGCGGAGCTTCATCTCCATGCTGATGAGAGTATCTAGGTCGCTGCGCGTCAGGTCACTGCCCATCTCTCTGCCCAGTAGCGCACACATCCCATCAGTCCAGATGCAGTACTGCTCcgaaaacatcacacacacacacacacacacacacacacacaatagtgtGTCAGTCACAGTAGCTAGTTAGGTGATTTGAATGTCTTTCATGCAAATGTCATAGACATTTGAAATTAAATTTGCATGGTACTGACTGAGCAGCTTTTTTTCTGTGGTTACACAAATGATACCAGGTCTAAGCTAATTAGTTAAAGCAGCATTAAGACTTCTTTGGCCACACTGGCATGTTATCTCCTTATAAAGTGGTTATAGCAAACATGTTAGCAGTTGcctgttacattacaacattagCCTTTATTTAGAGTCGTGTCTCTGACCACCTgaggaataataataaatgtatttatgttactccaatatatattttacttttagctttgttttggtctcctccaactcctgagggaaatatctggctctttagctgctaaatgctccaagTTAGTTTGTCTGCTGTTTTGTATTGGGCAGGTGGCATACTGTGGGTTTTTTTGGAGCTGAAAATAGCTGCCTGCTCTGCTGAAAGCATAGTTGATGAAATATGGTGTCagtaaaccaaaacagtaaagttgcagcccagaaaaccaaaacaataagctgAACAATGCTAAAATGGTACTTAGAGCcaaggggaactgcagagtcatcACAAAAGTGACATCACACATATTTGACACATTGTCCAAGTTAATATTgaaaagtgcagctttaagccTCACTGTTGCTGAGCTTACCTCATACTTGTTGGGTGCAACAAAATTGAGTGTCTCATCGGGATCATAGAGGACAGAGAAGGCTAACTCCAGCACCTCCTGAGAGAAGCAACAAGGTACAAACAACAAACTCAGTGACAGCAgaagaatgaatgaaagaacAGCCATGTGACtagaatgacaataaaaaacaacaacctcaaATAATATTACCTTGTTTTGTTTCAGAGCACTCTTTTCTTTCATATGAGGGCAGTCCTTGCCGGTCACCACAGACTTGATGTCAGACACGGGGACTGGGAGgaatttaaaagaaacaaacttAATAATTAGAGAAGTTTATTAAGGTCAGTCTACTGACAGATACATTGTGGTCTGCTAGTGAATGTGTCATCATGTGTGTAATAAAAAGTTTATTAGCTGGGAGATGGAGCCACTTGAACGAAGAATAAAGGTATCTTACTCTTGTCACTAAGTAGCTCAAAAGGCACTTCACCCTGAGGTGACTCATCGAGGTCTCCATAGTGCAACACtttgtgattcagtgagagtctGCAGAACCAAAACTTCTCTACAAAAGAGGCAGGGAACACAATGCATAGCTGATCATCAACACCAGTGGTACTCCTTCAGTAGAAAAGAAGCATAGTGATTGTAATGATACTGTATGTACCTTGCCTTCGGCGGTTCCCCAACTTGCGGAAACAGCTCCCCTCACATAGCCGGTTGAGTCGCTGTTGCTTGATGAGCTCCAAGATCTCGGGCTGAATTCTCTCTCGCAGCTCACTGGAGGACAAACATAGCATGAGCGACAGGGAcaaacacacgcgcacacaaatGTGTACAATACTATACTATTTACTACAGACTGACATGATGGGAGGAGACTGGAAGTCATCTTGGCTCATTCTCTCGGACTGCCGCAGACGCAGAATCTCTGAATAGTTGAGGCCTCGCAGTTTATTCTTCAGCTGGTCTAAAGATGACGGCTTCATCGCCAGAGCCCTGGTGATCTGCTCACGGACCACCTGCATCACCTGCTCAGGgtttaagcacacacacatgcacggaaTGAGTTGGGAAAGGTGgagtaaaaacatatttctgtgATGGGCAGTTCAACGTTTTCAGATCTACCTGAATTGGTTTTAGTGAACTGTGAACATTGTTCAAGTTGTAATTTATAGAAACATTATTTTCCCATTCAGAAACTCATTCTGCTGACAGACTTCTTTTACCCATCGAAAGGCATGACTATTTCAAATTCTACGTCCTAGATGGTTCCAGGTCTTTTTAACCATAGATTCCTTGtccttttaaataaatgtctggaCTAAGTACTTTGAATCCAAATAGACAGAATTAAGAATATAATTGTCAGGTATTATTTAAACCAAAAACCTTTCAACTGTCTGCTTCAGTGGGCTGAATACAGCAGCCACCGTAGTTTTGCATCTGTATTTACAAGTAGAGAGGATTTTATTCTATGAAAATTTCAGTTCTACAAAGTATAaataacatatacacacactgtatgtatatatatatatatatatatatatatatatatatatatatatatatatatatatatatatatatatatggggaaGGAGGCAAGGACACAAAAAAGTTgggtatatactgtatttatatatgtataaatatgaatgtgttaAAGACTGCGAGAGCGCTTTAATCTATGACCTTATTGAAGTCCTCAGCTGTGGCCCTCATCTCCTTCCAGGTTTTATTAAGTAGCTGGATGCAGACACAGAAGAACTCCTCCCATGCCCGGTCATGAGTGAAGAACATAGGATGGTAGTCGTTGCAGCCCTCATTAGCTacacaaaagaaaatatattagaAAGAAGAAATAGTAAATTAGTAGGAGAGGCATTTTCCGCTCTCATTTACACTATCCTGGGCTGAAGTAATTAGGCATTTTAAGATTGTGGATTAACAAAAGTACAATGGCTTCACCTTGTGtcaaatactaataataaatatgATCTACTTACGCAATTCTCCAACCTGGAGGATCTCACACAACATTCGAGTGAGTTCGATGGCACAGCGGCCAAAGGGACATTCGTGCTTGTCCTCGCGGCTGCTGTTCTCCAGGACAATCTGTCACAAGTGAGAAGACATGTTAGCTGTGGCTGACTTTTCCACCTCTGTAAGATGAGCAAAGTCATGTCTGAGGCCAAAACTAACCCTGATGTATGTGTCCTGGTGAACCTTGGCGAGGTACAGCATGTTGTCCAAAGCCAGCATTCCTGGAGGAGTCTGGGTAAAGTCCATGGCCGGATTCACATGGTTCTGCATTTGAAACAGAAATACCGTGAGCCAGGAGACAATAAAGCAGTGTAATAAACTGTTTTTTATTCAAATCTATTCATACAGCTGTTTTACAAATAGTATAGAGGAAACAGATGTGTAGTGAAGACTCACAGTGAACCCCAGCATTTTATAGTCCTTGGAATACATGGCCTTTCTCTTTTCTGTACCGGTGGGGTCATTTTCTCCATCAAAAGCAATCCTTCGCAGCTCAAAAATGATGTCTCTCTGAGCCTGAACCACATCAAGACAACATGTTATCAGCATATCagttagtctggctatcaccagaccaagctcaatattttaagattgaacattagcctggggagtctgctctgtattttctactgcacaagaggcgtgatcaacgggcatagttctaatgactgtacgcaattggatagtccttcaaccaatcagaccaacgatccgggtgacgtagcagcgacagcggcatcaacgggttgctgcgcttcggtggccggcttgttgaatgtaaacaagaagctgcttggtcacttctctatcgtcattgtgtaaaacctgccaatagcgcgccaggtggataagctagtttgtgattggttcccgcaaaattgtaacagaagcaggatagataaacgtacaggtttccagcctgagctgcagggcgaaatcaaatcgccggcagatcgggctgggtttacccagtctaca encodes the following:
- the elmo2 gene encoding engulfment and cell motility protein 2 — protein: MPPPADIVKVAIEWPGANAQLIEMDQKRPLSSIIREVCDGWSLSGSEQFALRYADGPQLYITEQSRGEIKNGTILRLAISPARAARQLLERIQSHGIDARLEALKELAKLSADPTFAAEFINMEGIGTLARLVESGTHFGEMLAFTLTAFLELMDHGIVSWDLISLSFIKQIAGYVNQPMVDVSILQRSLAILESMVLNSHSLYHRVAQEITVGQLIGHLQVSNQEIQTYAIALINALFLKAPEDRRQEEYTNPLEQHLTEMASTLAQKHLRSIILNHVIRGNRPIKAEMAHQLYVLQVLTFNLLEERMMTKMDPNDQAQRDIIFELRRIAFDGENDPTGTEKRKAMYSKDYKMLGFTNHVNPAMDFTQTPPGMLALDNMLYLAKVHQDTYIRIVLENSSREDKHECPFGRCAIELTRMLCEILQVGELPNEGCNDYHPMFFTHDRAWEEFFCVCIQLLNKTWKEMRATAEDFNKVMQVVREQITRALAMKPSSLDQLKNKLRGLNYSEILRLRQSERMSQDDFQSPPIIELRERIQPEILELIKQQRLNRLCEGSCFRKLGNRRRQEKFWFCRLSLNHKVLHYGDLDESPQGEVPFELLSDKIPVSDIKSVVTGKDCPHMKEKSALKQNKEVLELAFSVLYDPDETLNFVAPNKYEYCIWTDGMCALLGREMGSDLTRSDLDTLISMEMKLRLLDLENITIPEAPPPVPKEPSSYNFTYNYS